The DNA segment AAGGAAAGTGAAGTCAAAAGAAAATTGTTTACAAAAATCTCACTTGATATATAGATTAAATCtttgaaaaaattattaaaagtaagtgtagttaacaaaaaaaatacttttaaactcTATCAactataaaaatcataaatgtcaaaataaaataaatttagataaaaaaaataataaccaaaAAGTAATCTAAATGtctcaaaacatataaaaaagataGCCACAGCTTTCAACTTCTTTCAGTTTTGTTGCAGCTGCAAGTTCTGTTTCAATATGACAAGTGCTTGCACATATCTTAGAAATAAGAACCTCGGTGAAACAGGCTTTGATGTTGCCCGCAAAAACACTACGGCCAGTACTGGTAATGAAATGAAATCAGAAGGAAGGTGTAACGCCCGGCCGCACACGGCTAATAGGCCATCCACGCCTGTTCACTCGGCCCGTGGATTCCATCCGGTCGGACGGACGGTGCGCTAATTTTCCGAAGATCCAAAAGTCATGTTtgctgaccctgcaatcaccaccgaCCTTTTCGTGATTTGGCTTCATGCTAATTCGCACGGTATCGCAATAGGTCATCCATCATTTCACTACTATAGTCCAAACACGCTTAACCAcagagttctaaacggatgtgtgacaTAAAAAATAAGTTAACTTTGATGATATAAATAGCTAAATCAATCCTCTTAAGCATTTCTATATATCACAACTTGGGATGTTACAGAAAGTTTCCATTTAGAAGCTCCAACTTGTCTACTTCCTACTCTGCACATAAAGCAATGTCTGGCCTGTACTTCCAACGGTGCCATATTGAAAAAGAATCAGTTCCATTTGATGCCCCAAAAAATTCCAGGGAATCAAGAACTCTGAATCGCTTCATAAAACGCCCCGAGCCTCTGATCGCATCTCCATCTTGCAGTAACTATCAGCCACATCTCAGTACAACAGTTCTGCAGCATATCCTCAATATTCTGGTCAATCTCTCTATTGTGAAAAACCCATACATTATGAAACAAAGCTCAAGAGCACATTCTCTTGGATGGACTGAGAACatatcaaatatcaaacccCTAGTGTATACAGTTTGAATCATCCAGCAGCTTCTCCAATATTCTTGCAACATCTTTAACTAGAAGCACAAAATTGACTGTTCCACAGAGTTAAGGCTCTCTGTCGCATCTGAGGTATAAAACCTGTCCATTTGATGGTCTTTATCTTTGTCTCTTATGTTATTCCAACGGAAAATTCTGCTTATATCCCATCTCATTAATCTTTCTCCCCAAGGCAGACAGTCACATGGTATGAGCAAGAAGCAATTAAGTTCCTCGGATGCGGCGAGAATTTCACCTTCCTCACCTCATATCCAATGTGTTACAGGGAATGCAATCACTAAAAGGACGTCATCACCATCAGATGACAGAGAATGCCTTGGTGGGTCGTTATGATCATCATACTTAATTTGCTGTTGCTGTTGGGATCGACATGAGTGTTCTTATTGAAGGTTTAATGACGAGCACAGGTTGGGACGAGCTTCTTTACGTTTGGCAGCAAGTGATGGATCCAAGAGCGAGTTAAGTCTTACCGAAACACCTGGTTGCTTCTTTGTAAACGGTTTTTGTCGAGCTGGTTTGTGTTTGAAGATGTGGAAAACTAAACAAAGTTGACATCTTGATCAGAACCATCTGCGTACAATGTCTATCAAAATTTGAATCTGTTCTACTTGCTTCCCAAGAAAATGTCTCAGTTTCCTGTTGTGAGACTTTACATGTAGCAAACGTAATGTGCACTGCATATGAAATCTTTTCTTCTTCCGGGAACCTCTTTTAACTGAATCAGCCTGTCTAGATATCTGCGAAGCATTAAACTAACTAGATGATGATGGTGCTTTGAAGCACTTTGGGTAAGTGACACATTTAGGAAGGAAGGCCTTGGACTCTTTCCTCTTTCTGTGTGTTTTTACTCCTAAACACTCTTAAAGCAAACCTGGAACAAGAAATGAAAAGGTTGGCTTCATTCCTACAACCCTTAGATTTTGTGCCAAGAGTGTTGCTTACTAACATGTAGATACATCAGTTCCTCTATCTGCATCCTCTCtaacacaaaataattttttagacACAAAAGTTCTTAAAATTCGTTGAGTTGGTTTTGGTGACACAGTGAATGCATATATCTGATCGTTATCTACTTCCAAGGCTTCGGTGTTGTGTTGCCCGTGATTTGTGAGGTCAAAGAGCGCCGTGCTCAAAAGACTTCTCACGCGACCAATCTGCTCTACACCTTCACTACATCTTACAGGTACTACACGACAAGTTGTGTATAAAACCTATTGGTTACAGATGACCAAACACACTTTCTCTTGAATGTGTTTCGTTGATGAAACAACTATTATGAACCATTAcaccaaaaaagaaaactacgaaccaatgttctaaaatacataataataaaaaacgaTTGAAACAAATGAACTCTTGTTTTGTAATAAAAGGCGATACAGTTTTCCTCAATCTTCATTTATGCTTTCTAAGTGCGGTCTCCAAACGCCGACGCGTCCCTTTCTCCGATCTCTTTGGGTCGCGACTTTCTCCGACAATATCTCCGTCAAGTACCTATCAGAGATCAACACCGATGAGTCCTTGTCTTTACCATTATTTTCCCCGTTAGACTTATGATCATCCACGTCTTCACGATGATGCCGAGAACGCTTCTTGACGGCGTTTGCATTACTTCTTTCGCGGCGGATCTTTTCTTTATCTGGTTTAGTTGCGGGCATGAGGAAATAAATCTTGCCACGTTGGAGCTCCGCTTCGAAAGGGACGATGACGATCTTTGTGGCTGAGATGACATCATCATGATCTGAAGACGGTGGAGAAGATGGTTTCTTGAGTACGTGCTTCGGGTGTGCCTTCATTACTTCGCTGGCGGTGATTGTACCACTGATCTCCTCAACGTATCCGTTTGAATGTACGATGCGGATCACGTCCAGAGCTCCACACGGTAGGATGCAGGCGATGCAGCACCTAAGTGTCTCCTTCAtcctcttttgttttgtattaatGAAGAAGAATAGAAAATTTAAAGACTTTGGTTCTTGAAAGAAGCATCTGcgaaaactaaaatgaaaaagatgagagaagaaattaaagagagaaagagaaacgtATAGCAAGTGATCTTTGAAACACATAAGCTTTGAAGACaccttaattatttatttatttatagtgaTGTCTCTTTAATTTGGtgcttttcattttatttttgggaCGTCGTCTTATGCTATgtgtataatatatagttgtatgGTTTATGTTTAGTTGCTCTTTTAATTTCTGCTCCTTTTCAGCGGCTGGGTTTAGGAGAATATACGTTGAACTcactctttttatttattttggcattgttcgattttttaaaatatttcattaactAGCATTTACCTAAAAGCTTATGGaaggttttgaaaattttcattagCTTCCATGTTCATTTTATTTATGCATACCTACATTGCACCCAATAAAGTAAAGGGAACTAAGAATCGTGATTcgtataaaataatcatgagaTAACTAAGTGGGGTTTGTCCTTTTTGATTGAGATGGGAGATCATGTATAATGTCTTAAAGTCCAAAAACtataacaaaaactaaaatttaaaagcttgGTATATGTTCCTTGAAAAAGCATTCGTTTGAAATAGAACATAAACCATACGAAGATGTAGAATCATTTGAATAAAACCttaatataaacaaacaaatgaaGTAAGGAATAAAAAGAGGTCAAAAACATATGCAAAGCAATAGttatagaatttgtttttttttttcttttcttttctaaatgGTGGGGAGAGGGAACAAAAGAGGGGCTGAGATTAGATGGAATGAATAATTGCACCCAACAATGTAATGTAGATGTATTTTACCTTTTGGATCCATCGTCTATTAGCATTTGAGGGGACCCCTCTTCCTCGCTAAAGCTTGcaattatttcttcttcttctttagtttgTTTATCAACTTATAATTAATTTCAACTTTCTAATGCACAGTGTGGTTCATCTAGGCTGGGTGCTTATGGGAGAC comes from the Brassica napus cultivar Da-Ae chromosome A7, Da-Ae, whole genome shotgun sequence genome and includes:
- the LOC106356298 gene encoding uncharacterized protein LOC106356298, with the protein product MCFKDHLLYVSLSLFNFFSHLFHFSFRRCFFQEPKSLNFLFFFINTKQKRMKETLRCCIACILPCGALDVIRIVHSNGYVEEISGTITASEVMKAHPKHVLKKPSSPPSSDHDDVISATKIVIVPFEAELQRGKIYFLMPATKPDKEKIRRERSNANAVKKRSRHHREDVDDHKSNGENNGKDKDSSVLISDRYLTEILSEKVATQRDRRKGRVGVWRPHLESINED